A section of the Mesorhizobium loti genome encodes:
- a CDS encoding lysine--tRNA ligase, which translates to MAGSNILDLNPELLAAAAESKAWPFEEAKKIIERYKGADFPETVLFETGYGPSGLPHIGTFGEVARTSMVRHAFRVLTQDKVATKLLCFSDDMDGMRKIPDNVPDRAALEPHLHKPLSSVPNPFGGDYASFADHNNAMLCRFLDTFGFDYEFASATQYYKSGRFDAMLLRAAERYDKIMAVMLPTLGPERQATYSPFLPISPKSGRVLYVPMKHVDAKAGTITFDDEGTETTLSITGGRVKLQWKPDFGMRWAALGVDFEMFGKDHQTNAVVYDRICDILGGRAPEHFVYELFLDENGQKISKSKGNGLTIDEWLTYAPTESLGLYMYQRPRQAKKLYFDVIPRAVDEYYTFLAAYPRQDWKERLGNPVWHMHDGNPPAIDMPVPFSLLLNLVSASNAQNKDVLWGFISRHAAGVTPATHPELDRLTGYAIRYFDDFVKPTKTFRAADDVEREALQALDAALGTLPTDASGEAIQNASLNVARKIERYQDHSKQSPEGGPGVSGAFFQMIYQVLIGQERGPRFGSFAALYGVAETRELIQQALAGQLA; encoded by the coding sequence ATGGCGGGATCAAACATCCTCGATCTCAACCCCGAACTGCTGGCGGCCGCCGCCGAGAGCAAGGCGTGGCCGTTCGAGGAGGCCAAAAAGATCATCGAGCGCTACAAAGGCGCCGACTTTCCCGAAACGGTCCTGTTCGAGACCGGATATGGCCCGTCCGGCCTGCCGCATATCGGCACGTTCGGCGAGGTGGCGCGCACCTCGATGGTGCGCCATGCGTTCCGTGTGCTGACGCAAGACAAGGTCGCCACGAAGCTGCTGTGCTTTTCCGACGACATGGATGGCATGCGCAAGATACCCGACAACGTGCCGGACCGCGCAGCGCTTGAGCCGCATCTGCACAAGCCGCTCTCTTCGGTTCCCAATCCGTTCGGCGGCGACTATGCGAGCTTCGCCGACCACAACAACGCGATGCTCTGCCGCTTCCTGGACACGTTCGGCTTCGACTACGAATTCGCCAGTGCGACGCAGTACTACAAGTCCGGCCGTTTCGACGCGATGCTGCTTCGCGCCGCCGAGCGCTACGACAAGATCATGGCAGTGATGCTGCCGACGCTCGGACCGGAGCGGCAGGCGACCTACAGCCCGTTCCTGCCGATTTCTCCGAAGAGCGGCCGCGTGCTTTACGTGCCGATGAAGCATGTCGATGCCAAGGCCGGCACCATCACCTTCGACGACGAAGGCACCGAGACCACGCTTTCGATCACCGGCGGCCGGGTGAAGCTGCAATGGAAGCCGGATTTCGGCATGCGCTGGGCGGCGCTGGGCGTCGATTTCGAAATGTTCGGCAAGGACCACCAGACCAACGCGGTCGTTTATGACCGCATCTGCGACATCCTGGGCGGACGCGCGCCGGAGCATTTCGTCTACGAACTGTTCCTGGACGAGAACGGCCAGAAGATCTCGAAGTCGAAGGGCAACGGCCTGACCATCGACGAATGGCTGACCTACGCGCCGACCGAGAGCCTCGGGCTCTACATGTATCAACGGCCGCGGCAGGCCAAGAAGCTCTATTTCGACGTCATCCCACGGGCCGTGGATGAATATTACACCTTCCTTGCCGCCTACCCACGGCAGGACTGGAAGGAGCGGCTGGGCAACCCGGTCTGGCATATGCATGACGGCAATCCGCCGGCCATCGACATGCCGGTGCCGTTCTCGCTGCTGCTCAACCTGGTCAGTGCTTCCAATGCGCAGAACAAGGATGTGCTGTGGGGCTTCATCTCACGCCACGCCGCCGGCGTGACGCCGGCCACCCATCCCGAACTCGACAGGCTGACGGGCTATGCGATCCGCTATTTCGACGACTTCGTAAAGCCGACGAAAACGTTCCGCGCCGCCGACGATGTCGAGCGCGAGGCGCTGCAGGCGCTGGACGCGGCGCTTGGCACGCTGCCGACGGATGCCAGCGGCGAAGCGATCCAGAACGCTTCACTCAACGTGGCGCGCAAGATCGAACGCTATCAGGACCATTCCAAGCAGAGCCCGGAAGGCGGCCCAGGCGTTTCTGGCGCCTTCTTCCAGATGATCTACCAGGTGCTCATCGGGCAGGAGCGCGGCCCGCGCTTCGGATCGTTCGCCGCGCTCTACGGCGTCGCCGAGACCCGTGAGCTCATTCAGCAGGCGCTGGCTGGTCAACTGGCTTGA
- a CDS encoding acyl-homoserine-lactone synthase, with protein sequence MLFCLTTQELMERPDLWEAVHRLRYQIFVEEMGWEDLRRPDGFEVDQFDHDEAVHQIVIRGNEIAGYQRMLPTTRPHLLTEVLTDLSEGTPPSGPNIWELTRYAVAPGFRDGRRGVSTVGTELIAGFVEWGLKRGVDKVIIEFEPMWVLRALQLHFLATPLGYQRTYGNQQVVATLLSFTEHTLDVVRSRRNHHAPVLARGYPDMFGQRRAS encoded by the coding sequence ATGCTTTTTTGTCTTACAACTCAGGAATTGATGGAACGTCCCGACCTTTGGGAGGCCGTCCATCGGCTGCGCTACCAGATATTTGTCGAAGAAATGGGGTGGGAGGACCTGCGGCGCCCGGACGGATTCGAGGTCGACCAGTTCGACCATGACGAGGCGGTGCATCAGATCGTCATCAGAGGCAACGAAATCGCAGGCTATCAAAGGATGTTGCCGACCACGCGGCCCCATCTGCTGACCGAAGTCCTGACCGACCTTTCCGAGGGAACGCCGCCATCGGGCCCAAACATCTGGGAATTGACCCGCTATGCGGTGGCTCCAGGCTTCCGCGATGGCCGTCGCGGCGTTTCGACGGTCGGCACCGAATTGATCGCCGGCTTCGTCGAGTGGGGGCTGAAGCGCGGCGTCGACAAGGTGATCATCGAGTTCGAGCCGATGTGGGTATTGCGCGCCTTGCAACTGCATTTCCTGGCGACGCCGCTAGGCTACCAGCGCACCTACGGAAATCAGCAGGTCGTGGCGACACTGCTCTCCTTCACCGAGCACACGCTGGATGTGGTGCGTTCGCGCCGCAATCATCATGCTCCCGTTCTGGCCAGGGGATATCCAGACATGTTCGGCCAAAGGAGGGCGTCATGA
- a CDS encoding transporter substrate-binding domain-containing protein, which translates to MAALPAASGARAAEPQVPVLWDAKERLPKPDLSALPRLRFLTTTDFPPFNFLDGSGKLSGFHIDLARAICAELGIIDKCQIQALPWAELEGALEKGEGEAIIAGIAATPQARQTYAFSRSYLQFPSRFIMPKGKALTEPVFDKLHGKRVGVIAGSAHERMLRDYFNTVQVVSFDGPEALYADLKAGKIDAAFGDGMRFAFWLGGSHAAGCCRFAGGPYLAPEYLGTGMAIATRADNPALAAAIDYALQEISMKGTFAEFYLRYFPVSFF; encoded by the coding sequence ATGGCGGCACTGCCGGCGGCTTCTGGCGCGCGCGCGGCGGAACCGCAGGTGCCGGTGCTGTGGGACGCCAAGGAACGGTTGCCCAAGCCAGATCTTTCGGCCCTGCCACGGCTGCGGTTCCTGACGACCACGGATTTTCCACCCTTCAATTTCCTCGACGGCTCGGGAAAGCTGTCCGGTTTCCACATCGACCTGGCACGCGCCATCTGCGCCGAACTCGGCATCATCGACAAATGCCAGATCCAGGCATTGCCCTGGGCCGAGCTCGAAGGGGCGCTTGAGAAAGGCGAGGGCGAAGCCATCATCGCCGGCATCGCCGCAACGCCACAGGCACGCCAGACATATGCCTTCTCACGCTCCTATCTGCAGTTTCCGTCGCGTTTCATCATGCCGAAGGGCAAGGCGTTGACGGAACCGGTCTTCGACAAATTGCACGGCAAGCGCGTTGGCGTGATCGCCGGCTCGGCGCATGAGCGCATGCTGCGCGACTATTTCAACACGGTCCAGGTCGTCTCCTTCGACGGACCGGAAGCCCTTTACGCCGACCTCAAGGCGGGCAAGATCGATGCGGCCTTTGGCGACGGCATGCGCTTCGCCTTCTGGCTGGGCGGCTCGCACGCCGCAGGCTGCTGCCGCTTTGCCGGCGGTCCCTATCTGGCGCCAGAATATCTGGGCACGGGCATGGCCATCGCCACACGGGCGGACAATCCGGCCCTGGCCGCCGCGATCGACTACGCGCTGCAGGAGATTTCGATGAAAGGTACCTTCGCCGAATTCTACCTGCGCTATTTCCCGGTCAGTTTTTTCTGA
- a CDS encoding helix-turn-helix transcriptional regulator, whose amino-acid sequence MGQFDRTLEYIDQLQHAGTAAVVCEKLLGITSDFGLTALMAGTVPQPGTPAGQQKQHVLLCDWPVEWLERYVSRNYVDHDPVVSHMKQLQAPFQWREAAEGIRFDKSSGEVMGDAGAFKLRDGLAFPLITLDGQIVMVSLGGEAVQLSAEEFGLVSLVSTYAVGRAMQLHTMAAKTIDHIELTPRERECLQWAAVGKSEWEISQILGISEHTSEKHLLNAKSKLGAVNRVQAVAEAIRRGYIS is encoded by the coding sequence ATGGGTCAATTCGATCGTACGCTGGAATACATAGACCAACTGCAGCACGCCGGAACGGCGGCGGTGGTTTGCGAGAAGCTGTTGGGCATAACGTCGGATTTCGGTCTGACCGCGCTTATGGCCGGAACCGTTCCGCAGCCGGGCACGCCGGCCGGGCAGCAAAAGCAGCATGTCCTGCTGTGCGACTGGCCTGTCGAATGGCTGGAGCGCTACGTGTCGCGCAATTATGTCGATCACGATCCCGTGGTCAGCCACATGAAACAACTGCAGGCGCCGTTCCAGTGGCGGGAAGCCGCCGAGGGCATTCGCTTCGACAAGAGCAGCGGCGAAGTGATGGGCGATGCCGGCGCCTTCAAGCTGCGCGACGGCTTGGCTTTCCCGCTGATCACACTCGACGGCCAGATCGTCATGGTGTCGCTGGGTGGCGAGGCCGTGCAGCTGTCGGCGGAAGAGTTCGGCCTGGTGTCGCTGGTCTCTACCTATGCCGTTGGCCGCGCCATGCAGCTCCACACCATGGCGGCCAAGACCATCGACCATATCGAGTTGACTCCGCGCGAGCGCGAATGCCTGCAATGGGCGGCTGTCGGCAAGTCCGAATGGGAGATTTCGCAAATCCTCGGCATCTCGGAGCACACCTCGGAGAAACATCTTCTTAACGCCAAAAGCAAACTCGGTGCCGTCAACCGGGTTCAGGCTGTCGCCGAAGCGATAAGGCGCGGCTACATTAGTTAG
- a CDS encoding enoyl-CoA hydratase-related protein gives MAMHPQPELRNHTLIVTVSSNDGRPVLDRRAYESLARTFHEAADNDEVRVVVLRGLAGCFCLGGDFSEFLDATKHQKLIAAVTDMFRTLATFPKPILACVDGDAVGVGCTILFHCDMVIASNESTFRVPFVDFGLVPDAATSILAPQKLGYAGAFRFFCLGDTLHAEDARALGLVAEIVHDGVEEATLGRARQLAKKPVAALLQTRGLLKGNTGALCDRIDQEISLFQQALQDDTTLRRLQRIARLAA, from the coding sequence ATGGCCATGCACCCGCAACCGGAACTGCGCAACCACACGCTCATCGTCACCGTGTCGTCGAATGACGGCCGGCCGGTGCTCGACAGAAGGGCCTATGAAAGCCTTGCCAGGACGTTCCACGAAGCCGCCGACAATGATGAGGTTCGTGTCGTCGTGCTGCGTGGCCTGGCGGGCTGTTTCTGCCTCGGTGGCGACTTCTCCGAATTCCTCGACGCCACCAAGCATCAGAAGCTCATCGCCGCCGTCACCGACATGTTCCGCACGCTGGCGACGTTCCCGAAGCCTATCCTCGCCTGCGTCGACGGCGATGCCGTCGGCGTCGGCTGCACGATCCTGTTCCATTGCGACATGGTGATCGCCTCCAATGAAAGCACGTTCCGGGTGCCGTTCGTCGATTTCGGCCTTGTGCCGGACGCGGCGACCAGCATCCTGGCGCCGCAGAAGCTCGGCTATGCCGGCGCCTTCCGCTTCTTTTGCCTCGGCGACACGCTCCACGCCGAGGATGCCAGGGCGCTCGGTCTCGTCGCCGAGATCGTGCATGACGGCGTGGAGGAGGCGACGCTCGGACGGGCCAGGCAGCTGGCCAAGAAGCCGGTCGCTGCCCTTCTGCAGACCCGTGGGCTGCTCAAGGGGAACACCGGCGCGCTGTGCGATCGCATCGACCAGGAGATATCGCTGTTCCAGCAGGCATTGCAGGACGACACCACGCTGCGGCGCCTGCAGCGCATTGCAAGGCTGGCGGCCTGA
- a CDS encoding thermonuclease family protein, translated as MRLPHLALAVVMVPVMAALVVAGGRTLKGSESTVAVDQIDPGVDTISQAGTDAGPEEPATSAIPAPAAPPPAKPAVHSRAIDPEVVAPPDLPAGEIERIEPREPLSKLALAMPPKPKMPDDWNGTKLFQPVAPAAGLIEAKGYSVAVSGIDVVAQDEACTTDGKSWPCGIRARSAFRAFLRGRAVICTVPPEGGRDRIAAECRIGKQDVGQWLVENGWARAAKGGPYVEAGEKAQSGKKGIFGPAPDLAGISAMPAAPAPAPQAPGSILEEGSILKEEGGALKPVDQPAPAE; from the coding sequence GTGCGGCTTCCTCATCTTGCCCTGGCGGTTGTGATGGTTCCGGTGATGGCGGCCCTGGTCGTCGCCGGCGGCCGTACGCTGAAAGGAAGCGAAAGCACCGTCGCGGTGGACCAGATCGATCCTGGCGTTGATACGATCTCTCAGGCAGGCACCGATGCCGGGCCGGAAGAGCCGGCCACGTCAGCCATTCCAGCGCCTGCCGCTCCGCCACCGGCAAAGCCGGCGGTGCATTCGCGGGCGATTGATCCGGAGGTCGTCGCGCCGCCGGACCTGCCCGCCGGAGAAATCGAGCGGATCGAGCCGCGCGAACCGCTGAGCAAGCTGGCGCTGGCCATGCCGCCAAAGCCGAAGATGCCCGACGACTGGAACGGCACGAAGCTGTTCCAGCCGGTCGCGCCGGCCGCCGGCCTTATCGAGGCGAAAGGCTATTCCGTCGCGGTTTCCGGCATCGATGTCGTCGCGCAGGACGAGGCCTGCACCACGGACGGCAAATCCTGGCCGTGCGGCATTCGCGCGCGCAGCGCCTTCAGGGCCTTTCTGCGCGGCCGCGCGGTGATTTGCACGGTCCCGCCTGAAGGCGGCCGCGACCGGATCGCGGCCGAATGCCGGATCGGCAAGCAGGACGTCGGCCAGTGGCTGGTCGAAAACGGCTGGGCGCGTGCCGCCAAGGGCGGGCCCTATGTCGAGGCCGGCGAAAAGGCGCAAAGCGGCAAGAAGGGCATTTTCGGGCCGGCGCCGGATCTTGCCGGCATCTCGGCGATGCCCGCCGCGCCCGCCCCGGCGCCTCAGGCGCCGGGCTCGATCCTGGAAGAGGGCTCGATCCTGAAAGAGGAGGGCGGCGCCCTCAAGCCAGTTGACCAGCCAGCGCCTGCTGAATGA
- a CDS encoding tellurite resistance TerB family protein, giving the protein MPSPTPHEALIYLMVITSASDRDMTDVELARIGDVVRSWPVFEDFKQDRLVPVAQACQKLLHEKDGLEGVLAQVAEALPERLRDTAYAAAFEVAAVDLEMRMEEVRVLQLIRRQLDLDTLTVAAIGRAAKARLRTLT; this is encoded by the coding sequence ATGCCATCGCCGACGCCGCATGAAGCCCTGATCTACCTGATGGTCATCACCTCGGCCTCCGATCGGGACATGACCGATGTCGAACTGGCCCGGATCGGCGATGTTGTCCGCTCATGGCCGGTGTTCGAGGATTTCAAGCAGGATAGGCTGGTTCCCGTCGCCCAGGCTTGCCAGAAGCTGCTGCATGAAAAGGACGGCCTGGAGGGTGTCCTGGCACAAGTCGCCGAAGCCCTGCCGGAGCGCCTGCGCGACACCGCCTATGCCGCTGCCTTCGAAGTGGCCGCCGTCGATCTCGAAATGCGCATGGAGGAAGTGCGCGTGCTGCAGTTGATCCGCCGGCAGCTCGATCTCGACACACTGACCGTCGCCGCCATCGGCCGCGCGGCCAAGGCGCGGCTGCGCACTCTGACCTGA
- the ppk2 gene encoding polyphosphate kinase 2, with the protein MKNAKESSAAPASGPLKIRIDGKEREFDIENPELPEWVEAKKLTAGGYPYDKKMKSDEYDETLEKLQIELVKAQAWLQATGKRVMALFEGRDAAGKGGTIFVVHQYLNPRTARNVALTKPTQPELGQWYYQRYVDHFPTSGEFVTFDRSWYNRAGVEPVMGFCTPEQHEKFLDETPHFERMIVNDDIHFFKFWLNIGRETQLERFHDRRYSPLKSWKFSPIDVAGITKWDDYTKMRDTMFERTHKAFAPWIIVRANDKRRARLAVMRRILLSLPYEGRDLDIIGKEDKKIIGEGPSFLGKEG; encoded by the coding sequence ATGAAAAATGCCAAGGAAAGTTCCGCCGCGCCGGCTTCGGGTCCGCTGAAGATCAGGATCGACGGCAAGGAACGGGAATTCGACATCGAGAATCCCGAGCTTCCGGAGTGGGTCGAGGCCAAAAAGCTGACCGCGGGAGGCTACCCCTACGACAAGAAGATGAAAAGCGACGAGTATGACGAGACGCTCGAAAAGTTGCAGATCGAGCTCGTCAAGGCGCAGGCATGGCTGCAGGCGACCGGCAAGCGGGTGATGGCCCTGTTCGAGGGCCGTGACGCCGCCGGCAAGGGCGGCACGATCTTCGTGGTGCATCAGTATCTCAACCCGCGCACGGCACGCAACGTGGCGCTGACCAAGCCGACCCAGCCCGAGCTGGGACAATGGTACTACCAGCGCTATGTCGACCACTTCCCGACATCGGGCGAGTTCGTCACTTTCGACCGCTCCTGGTACAACCGCGCCGGCGTTGAGCCGGTGATGGGCTTCTGCACGCCCGAACAGCACGAGAAGTTTCTCGACGAGACGCCCCATTTCGAACGGATGATCGTCAATGACGATATCCATTTCTTCAAGTTCTGGCTGAACATCGGCCGGGAAACGCAGCTCGAGCGTTTTCATGACCGTCGCTACAGTCCGCTGAAGAGCTGGAAGTTCTCGCCGATCGATGTCGCCGGCATCACCAAATGGGATGATTACACCAAGATGCGCGACACCATGTTCGAGCGGACCCACAAGGCGTTCGCGCCATGGATCATCGTGCGGGCCAACGACAAGCGCCGCGCGCGGCTGGCGGTGATGCGGCGCATCCTGTTGTCGCTGCCCTATGAGGGGCGCGATCTCGATATCATCGGCAAGGAAGACAAGAAGATCATCGGCGAAGGACCGTCATTCCTGGGCAAGGAGGGCTGA